The genomic interval atttactgaagtatCCCGTTTACAAAAGTATTCAGACTTTTCACTTGGAGTACCTTTTTACAGCAGTTCCAGCCTCAAGTCCTTTTGGGTTTTATGCTACCAGATTTGGACACCTGGATTTTCTGTCATTCTTCTTCGTAAATCTTCTCAGTCCCGTTGGATGGAGGCCTTTGGTGGCACGTTTTTTTGGgtcacttcacttcacaagATTGTTGATGGGATTTAAGTCCTGGCTCTGGCTGGTGCACTTTAAAATACTAACCGAGTTGTCTCTAAGTCACTTCTGtcacttctgtgtgtgttttctgtcagtgacATGTTGGATGGTGGACTTCTAGCCCAGTCTGAGCTCTTGAGCTCTGTAGAACAGGTTTTCATTCAGGATATCTTTGTACTTTGCTCTATTCAGTTTACTCTCAACCTCGACCAGCTTCTAAGTTCCTGCTGCTGAGAAacacccccacagcatgatCCTGCCACCATCATGCTTCACTATGGAGATAGTGTTGGGCAGGTGGTGAGCAGTGTCTGGTTTTCTCCAGACATAACATTTAGAACTGAGGCCAAGCAATTTTATCttggtttcatcagaccagAGAATCTTGTTCCTTATAATATGAGAGTCctgtttttttcaaacttcaagtggacttttaaacatttcacacTGAGAGGCTTCATTCTAGCCACTATGCTGTAAAACCCAGATTGGTGGAGGCCTACAGTTCTACAGTCTCAGCCAGAGTTGTAATGGGGTTCTTCGTCTTCTCTCATTAAGGCCCTTCAACCCTCGATTGCTTATTGTAGCTGGGAGATCAACTCTTGGTAGAGTCTTGGTTGTGCTGAACTTTTTCTATTTGAGAATTATGGAGGCAACTGAGCTCTTGGGAACCTTCAGTTTAGCTCAAATAGTTTTGTAGCATTCCTCAGATATGTGCTTTGCAAAATTTCTGTCTCTTCAGGTAGTTCCTTAGACCTCATTGTTTGGTTTCTGCTCTTTCCAAATCATGTCCCGTCAATTGAATTTACCACAGGTGGACCTCAATCTAGGTGCAGAAACCCCTCCTCTACAGCCAAAAGAACACCTGAGCTAAATTATAAGTCTGTTAATTCAAAAGGCCTGAATACTTATAGAGATATGATGCATTTACTTTAACTCTGTCATTATGGGGTACTGAATGTGGATTATGGAGGGGAATAAAGAATATAAACAATTATAGCATTAGGCTGCAACATAAAAAGTGAAGAAGAACTAAATACATCCTGAAGCCTCTGTAAATGTTCCACATCAATTGCCCTCACATTAAATTTTTTGTGccctttaatattttaattgtagCCCAATTAAAGACGTTGAAAGCTTTTTGCCTCATTTTATATCAGAACCTTTGTATTGATATGCATCTACACCAGTACCCCACAGCCCTTCATCCCGAGGTAGTTTTCTAATCTACTGAAGGTTTGGTTTGGTCTCAGACCTCATGACACTGAttggttttttattgatcaCAGTTCAACATGGGCACAATCTATCAAAGGTTATTAATCATGGAGATGAGAGCAAATTTGTTATTGCCAGTTCATAAATCAGAGCTTCTGTTATTGTCTTTGGTCGTTATGTTGTTCTTGtatgtatgtgtctgtgtgggaATGAAACAGTGTCTCTTGTAGTACTTTTTGTTGGCTGCTTGTCTTGGCACAGTTTATCACAACACAAAAGGTCCATTTAAAGCTGAGCAGTAAGTGGTTCTTGTTCATAGTAAACATGTTTCATGTTTCCAACCTCTGTCATTACTGCACACTAACCCGCATGGTAAAGCTTACTCTAATGCGATGAAGCATGCCATCATATCTAATGAATGTATCTGATTTGTGtttcgtttaaaaaaaatatagaccTGGTAAAACAAAGTGTAACcactttgaattttaattatCACCAAGCTTTGTTACTGGAATGTGTTGTGTATTATTTTAAGATGTACagttatggtaaaaaaaaaagtaaacatagTTTCAACTTAATGTTTTACTTATTAAAACTGGAACATTATCTGATTCTTATCAGATAATGTTTTTCTTATGAACTCAGGATAACAACAGATGGCATACTGTTACCATTTAACGAAAATTCAATCAAAATGTGAAAGACATAATTATTAATCTTAAAGAAGCAAATTTTGCAGCGCTTCAATTTGAAAAAGGTGATTTTCAGACTATTTTGAgtgcattattttaaaatgaaaaaagttatTCATGAGTGAAAAATCCTTGCTGGTTGCCAGTCTTTGCTGAAGTCAAGTTATTTAAGCTTTACAAACTAATAAATTGTGGGgtgcatttcagtttttataaactacttttgtcttttgaatttagttttgttaaacaaattaTATTACTGTGTAATATGtcgtgttttgttgttttaatgcttttgtaaaatctacatttttttggtcctgttttaaaactgtataaaaagatgGAGAGAGCCTCTCCGTCTATTTCTGTTGCACTAAAGTGACGCCACAGTGTCTGTTATCAGCACTGCTGTGTTGGGGTTCTTCAGAGACGGGGTCAGTGCACTGTGACAGTCCTGCCAACTCACCGTCACTCAGTcgtggtgtcacatgacctttttttaaccattatATAACCATCTAAACTTTTGCATTATGTTCTGGTGTCCAGTTTACCCTGTATGCAGTCTATAGTCCagaaatttttgttttaaagtcaaaagaAGGCTTACCTACTTTTTGGCACAACAGTATATCTTCTGTTATCATACAACCCATTCCAAAACAgcataaaatgtattaatataAATACTTTTCAGTAAAGTGTCTGGTTAATGCTGCCCTGCTTTTAGCATGTGGTTCAAATTGTTTGATTACTTTGTGTGTAGAAcgaaaagtttgtattttacttatttgcagGAAATATGTAGGAGTTAACGATGGACAGCTTCTGTCCCAGATGGATCCTACtcatgtgtttcagtttgtttttcctgtcatggttttcttcaaaatatcaatttgaacaatatttttcttcacttctccATCTCTTCACCCATCCCCCCCTCATTATCCCTTCGTCTAACAGACGTGGTGCAGGGCCCGGCATTGACCGCCCCCTCCCNNNNNNNNNNNNNNNNNNNNNNNNNNNNNGGCTCCACTGTGACTTCTGCGACTGCCACCCCAGCCATCACCCCTACCACTCCAGTCggccatcctcctcctccaccaccacctcctccactCCCTCCCACTTTGACTCCAAGTGgaaccccccctcctccacccgGAGCCCCACTGCCACCTCCGGCACCCCCCCTCCCTGCTGGACTGTTCTCTCCTACAGAGGACCGCCCCTTCTCAGGCCTGGCTGCCGCCCTCGCTGGAGCCAAGCTACGCAAAGTGCCACGGGTGAGCATGGCGCTGACGGACTGCTCTGACCTGACCCATATTAGACAGATTACACCAGTTCATATTTATATGGTCACACCTTTTGTAGCTTCATGTCATTGATTTCTAGTGAAGCACATTGACACACTCATCACACAGAAGCATTATGCATAGTCACACCCAAACACTTTAACTGAACCATCATACACACCGTGTTCACACACAGTCACCATCTGTCACCTCTCATCTCAAGCTCACAGGAGCATCTCTCATAAAGCTACAGTGTCTGCCAAACTCTCCATGACTGCACAGATACATACTGtaaccaaaaaaacaagtcaatctCAAATCTGACCAAAATAACACAAGTCATCCCCAAATCTGACCTAATAAACCAGGTTGACGttgaatttaacaaaaacaggaaaacatagATTGTATCTTTGAATAATTATggggtttttaaaatataaaataaacataacattAACTATTAAAGAGTagcattttttgaagaaatacatatttCTCGCTTTCTTGCagtccaaagttttaaacaaagatttgggCGGTCTGTTAATTTTTgttcaatatgtgtaaaattgggTGAGTAATATTCcagttttgtatttgctaagggcAATTAATTATGGCAGCCATATGGAAtcaggttgaccccaaaaggtaatcagttgtagatgtatatccaacaATTACTTCTGAAAACTTTCATAAAACTGTGTTCACTTGtccacgagatattttgctaacagataaatgaacacacacactcacacacaaaggcaaataCAGCACACCTTTCATGATGGCGGGCAATCACAATATCTTTTTAAACGCCGGCTAATTCTTTTCTTCTCCCCTCAGAGTGACGATGCAGGAGCAGCTCTGGCTGCGGCCATATCGGGGGCTGCAGGGGCCAAATCAGAGGCCAGAGGGAACGGGCCCCTgcctggaggaggagggcttATGGAGGAGATGAGCGCCTTGCTGGCCAGGAGGTAAATTATTCAATATAGTTTGTCTGAAGCTTGCTTTGAATACTAAACACTAATTTTGGTTCTTATTGTTTTCCTAATTGAATGGGACATATTTCTGGCTACACCCATTAGACCCCTGCTGGAAACAGCAGAGGGAACATCCGCTCCTCACGCTGAGGAGAAACATTTAGTTTCCAAAACGGTTTTATCCAACGCTGCCCATCCTGTCCTGACTGTGCCTGGGTTTTATATCTTACAGGAGAAGAATCGCAGAGAAGGGCTCCTCGCCTGAACCTGACCAGAGATCAGTAAGTATCAGTCTTCGTTTGTGTCCCACTAGTGGAAATCTGGATTTCAGTCCCTAATATTAACGTTTTCCCTCAGTGCTGAAGCACAAAAGCTCTTGTGTGTTTCCTGAGTGAGACCGAGCCGTACGTTCTTTACAGTCCTGTGTGAAATACTTCCTCGGTGGTGCAGTTCTTCATCTCTGCAATGGCCTTCATATCTGGAAAGGATGTCCTGTGCATTTCGGAGGGGAAAAATGTGCAATAATACAAAAACTTTATTCGTAATCCTCAGGCTGCATACTTCACATGCCGCCTtctgcaaatgtttaaaatcattatCTGAGCTTTTTTGACTGAAAAGGTCAAAAACTTTAAGGCACATAGTTTTGGCTCCTGGGTTTCATGAAGCTCATAAAGCAGGGAgttctgtttaaaactcaaaacacCCTCTTACTTACTTGTGTCCAGGAGACTGACTCCTGTCTGACCTTTGAACCTTGTGTCTGTCTACCCAACAGGAGGAGGGTGAGATCAACACAACCCCTAAAGTGTCAGCCTGTAGCACGCCAGGTGAGTATCCGAGACAACCTGCAGTCTCAGGACCTTATCTGCTCATACGCATCCTTGTAAAACAGATGTTGAGGGTCCAAGTTAGCATGAGTGTTGTTACATTCTCCTGATGCCAGTACATAAAGGTCTTTTGAATGTGCTTATTTTGATGGCAATAATTTTGATTGACATTTCAATCTGTAAgagaagtttttttctgttttccagacATGCCCAGGAAGCCATGGGAAAGAACAAACACCATGAACGGTAGCAAATCTCCAGTAATTGGGAGGTAAAGTGTCAccattcttttctgttttagtttctttcatATTGCCTTTTTTGATCCCAAATTTGCCAAAAATTTTGAAAACCTTTATAGAAGATATTATGCAGTGTCGCTGCTAAACGTCCTCTTTAGTGGACTTTTAAGTGAACGTAACGGTAGCAtcagctaacattagcatgaTGCTTTCCTGGGGCCGTTTAGTGCTGCCTAACATCACTAAAGCTTATGTTGCCTTcatgtgcacattatttcaccCATGTTATACACTGTCATGTTGTAAAATGACAAACGTTTGTGTAAGAAAGAAAAGTACGCTTATTTCAGACgtagctgagcagaaaccaagaaaatgtttttttatgattgttaGTTTTTTGGGGAGGAAATACTCAACAACCAACATTGTGGTTTCAATCATGTCTTTATCtctgtagttttaaaaagacatcCCATCAGTGTTTGCTCAGACTGCTAAAGCAAATTTTttgagagaaagattattcacaaatggattttttttcatttgccaGTCTTTATAAAGTTGATATTCCAGGAAATTTAGAGCTCAGACTGTGTAGTGctcagaaaaaatacaaattctccaagagctccatctctgactctacaggcctcagttaaaggttaaaggttaaaagtcATGACATGATGATTAGAAAAAGACTAAGTGTTTGTTTGGAAGGGATGCCAGAAgaaaccctcttttttttttaaacaaagaacatggcagcacggATCACAGGACtcctggaacaaaacaaaaccaaagtagAGGtttttacccataatgcacaggaGCAAACTTTCAGGGTCCCACTCAGCTCAGAAACAGTAAACCAAAGTGAAtcaagtttaactttttaaggaaaaaagtacaaaataaaaactctagATATAcacaattcttttaaaatgtttcttagaCTTTAAGTCAAACAATGTCACTTagtttttctgattattttctcCAGACTGCTATTTTTTCCCATAGAAGGATAGaagcagaatattttaaaatactttagaTAAAAACTGTATATTTAACCGTAACAATTAAGTTTAGTTTGTGcacaaaacccaacaaatataaatataaagaagcTCAATATTATCACAGTCTTAAAGGTTGCAATGAgtctacttttatctttaagctttaaaaaaataacaaaatagtTCAATATGTTTAAAAGTGAAGGTTTGAGCAGATATTTTGCAGAATTAGCGAGACCCTTTATTAGCGATGgctgatttcatttttctttctacaCTGGCACACGTTGAGTAAAGAGATTTGAAACAGCTGCGTTTTTCCACCTCCGCCTTCATCACTCGGACGGTTTATCCCTGGTTCAAAGTGACACCTCCACCAGCTAACAAACTTTGCCTTGGTGAAAGATAAAACTCTTCCCTCTCTGGTTCTTCTCACGCGCCCGTTGAGGAGTACGGAGTGGACCAGAGTTGCCAGATGTTGCAAGAGAAACAAGCAACCAGGTCTACAAAAAAGAGCCCAAAAGAAGCATCCACCACCACCGCCGCCCTTGCAGCTTCACACTAAAAGATAGAGAATCAACTTCATTTATACATATCAATTGATATTTTTAGcataaaaaaaccaaccaaTGTGTAATAGCCAATCAGAGGCGGAATGGGGTGGGTTATGCATTCTTTGCCATCTTGCTGTTGTTGATGGATGTTGCAACGGGACAACAATGTTTTCAACTCAAAAAAGCAACTAGCAACAAATCTATTTACTTTTTCTGGCGTTATTGGAGTCTTTTGGAAACTCTGACGTGAAAGTGTGTTGTTCTTACGCTTCTTAAGAAGCTACAGGTGCTACCGTGGGCCCCTCCCCCACTCCAAACacaggtgtctgtgtgtgtgcacaggtGTCTCTTTGTTGAGTAAACAGAGACATGACAAACAGGGGTAAGcctaaaaaagaaactacacTTTCTAAATGAGCCCAAAATACGGCAAACTACACATATCTATAACTTCAAGCAAATTTTCCAGAGAAACAAGCCCAGAGTTGTTTTTAATCTGCAGACTTGGCAGCTGTGGAGGGGTACCACTCTCTTTTTGGCTGTTCGAAAACCAAGTCAGAGGGTCAGCAACGTCTAAACATAGGTTCTGCTTGCAATTTTAAAGCCCTAAAATCAAACTTTCATTGGTCACCCATCCCCCCTCCCCGGGTTACTGCTTTTAAATTCTGTCCTAAAGCATAACATTTGAGAATTGAAAGAGGATGAACTTATTTTTAACACGACTGAGGAAAAAGTGCAACTAAAGTCTTTTGcaattttggtttttaaaaccaacttaaatgttaaaattattttgtttcccacCTGTAACAAATTTAAAGCTGACAGTTTTCGTGACCTAAAGCCATCCCGTCATGGCTGGAAACATTCAGTTAGTCAGAAAGCTGTAATTAGTAAAGtgagtgtttctgctgctcacacaGACGAGAGCCTCCGTGGAGAAATCCTGTGGGAGCAGATTCCTCCAGCAGGTAGAGAGAGAAAAGGCCCTGGAGAGTTGAGGAAATCGTTTCTTTGACTCAAACTTCCTTTTATTTAACCCAGGCTTGGTGTGATGGgcgtggttttgttttttttcctaaattttaGGACCAATTTTTGTCAAATGCTTGAAATGAATCCTGTGTTGTCACCactctgcaggtttcagctctGTGCAATTGTTTAATATGTGCCATTATGGTCCTGtggtgcttttttcttttcagctgttgTTCCTCTTGGTGGTGGAGCTCTAATACATTCTAATACATTCAGTGTGTTTGCATGCTGTGGGCCTTACTGCActtctcttttcctttcctgAACAGGGAAATCCATATATGTGTGAGTCACACACTGTACCCCCTCCCTAtcgtaaagaaaaaaactcactgAGTGTCCGCCCAGTGCAGAGCCGACTTGGCTCAGTGTTATCTGGGTAGAGCCAGAGAAGATCCTGAAGGCCTTCATAGataagcctgtgtgtgtgtgtgtgtgtgcgcgcacgcAAGACACCAGACACCCGAAAGgtgtttttgactttaaaatgtgtctCACGGAGAGCTAAGAAAACATAATCCTGGCACATATTCTGCCTCATAGGATGACTTGTAAAGAACAAACTGTCACATTATAAGGTCATAGTTGTTGCCCGCCGCCAAAGTCAGAAGGGCAACAGTGTTTTTGACCCTGACTgtgagtgcatgtgtttgttagcaaaatacctcatgaaccactggacaagttttattcaaatttgaaAAGAGgaattattggatgtgcatctagaattgattaactttcagaatcaacccaattcaagatggctgccacagctaactgacctcaaaaacatgaaaagggctataattcagtcagttttagatgttGACCTGAAATTTGCTGACTCGTAATCTCCAAAACATGTTCTGAACACTTAAAGATTGCATACaatcttggtttaaaatttAGCCATTAGATAGCTGGAGACAACTCCATCtatctgttggcaaaatatctaattcaccgctggactgattttaatgtaacttttaaaaaatattcgcTGGATGTGCCTCTagaactgattcacttttagggtcaacccagttcaggatggccaccacagtgaGCCAACACATAAATAGTTACatctcaatcagttttacaaatgttaagctaaaatgtgagcatgggaggagtttggagaggccatggagaaagacttccgtatggctttgaggcgattctggtccaccatacagcgtctcaggaggggaaagcagtgcagcaccaacactgtttatagtgagggtggtgtgcttctgacctcgactcgggacgttgtgggtcggtgggccgaatacttcgaagacctccttaatcctaCCGACACGTCTTCCATTNNNNNNNNNNNNNNNNNNNNNNNNNNNNNNNNNNNNNNNNNNNNNNNNNNNNNNNNNNNNNNNNNNNNNNNNNNNNNNNNNNNNNNNNNNNNNNNNNNNNNNNNNNNNNNNNNNNNNNNNNNNNNNNNNNNNNNNNNNNNNNNNNNNNNNNNNNNNNNNNNNNNNNNNNNNNNNNNNNNNNNNNNNNNNNNNNNNNNNNNNNNNNNNNNNNNNNNNNNNNNNNNNNNNNNNNNNNNNNNNNNNNNNNNNNNNNNNNNNNNNNNNNNNNNNNNNNNNNNNNNNNNNNNNNNNNNNNNNNNNNNNNNNNNNNNNNNNNNNNNNNNNNNNNNNNNNNNNNNNNNNNNNNNNNNNNNNNNNNNNNNNNNNNNNNNNNNNNN from Kryptolebias marmoratus isolate JLee-2015 linkage group LG19, ASM164957v2, whole genome shotgun sequence carries:
- the LOC108246523 gene encoding protein enabled homolog, whose amino-acid sequence is MEEMSALLARRRRIAEKGSSPEPDQRSEEGEINTTPKVSACSTPDMPRKPWERTNTMNGSKSPVIGRREPPWRNPVGADSSSRPKSTPTPTASLSANGVPTEAVDYDRLKQDILDEMRKELLKLKEELIDAIREELGKSSTA